In Malania oleifera isolate guangnan ecotype guangnan chromosome 8, ASM2987363v1, whole genome shotgun sequence, a single window of DNA contains:
- the LOC131162226 gene encoding probable protein phosphatase 2C 27, whose protein sequence is MAAVTDFSPPFTILESGYNKEDIPVSPIKDDNLGNLDNLKPKPNGKPPRHLSVMRHCMSSAGLVATADLELGSGIGGIKSSSDGKSRFIPVFRSGSCAERGPKHYMEDEHICIDNLLEHLDALVDFPSPGAFYGVFDGHGGTDAASFIRKNILKFIVEDSHFPVSVEKAIKSAFVKADHAFADDSSLDISSGTTALAALIFGRTMLIANAGDCRAVLGKRGKAIELSKDHKPNCASERLRIENLGGVIYDGYLNGQLSVARALGDWHMKGPKGSACPLSAEPELQETLLAEDDEFLIMGCDGLWDVMSSQCAVTMARKELMLHNDPERCSRELVREALKRNTCDNLTVIVVCFSPEPPPRIEMPQSRVRRSISAEGLNFLKGVLDGQ, encoded by the exons ATGGCTGCAGTTACTGATTTTTCGCCTCCATTTACCATATTAGAAAGTGGGTACAACAAAGAGGATATCCCTGTCTCTCCCATTAAAGATGACAATTTGGGAAATTTGGATAACTTGAAACCGAAACCAAATGGGAAACCTCCGCGGCACCTCTCTGTTATGCGGCATTGCATGAGCTCTGCTGGGTTGGTAGCCACAGCTGATTTA GAATTGGGTAGCGGTATTGGTGGCATTAAGTCATCTTCAGATGGAAAGTCAAGGTTCATACCTGTGTTTCGATCAGGAAGCTGCGCTGAGAGAGGACCTAAACATTACATGGAGGACGAACATATATGTATAGATAATCTTCTTGAACATCTAGATGCACTGGTCGACTTCCCTTCTCCTGGAGCATTCTATGGG GTATTTGATGGCCATGGTGGTACTGATGCAGCATCATTTATTAGGAAGAACATCCTTAAGTTCATAGTTGAGGATTCCCATTTCCCTGTTAGTGTGGAGAAGGCAATTAAGAGTGCTTTTGTGAAAGCTGATCATGCATTTGCAGATGATAGTTCTCTTGACATCTCCTCTGGAACTACAGCTCTTGCTGCCCTTATCTTTGGAAG GACGATGCTGATTGCCAATGCTGGGGATTGTCGAGCAGTGCTAGGGAAACGAGGCAAAGCAATCGAGCTGTCAAAAGATCACAAGCCTAATTGTGCATCCGAGAGACTACGGATTGAGAACCTTGGTGGAGTCATCTATGATGGCTACCTCAATGGGCAGTTATCTGTGGCAAGAGCACTTGGGGACTGGCACATGAAGGGCCCAAAAGGTTCTGCCTGCCCCCTAAGCGCAGAGCCAGAGCTGCAGGAAACCCTTTTGGCTGAGGATGATGAATTCCTGATAATGGGCTGTGATGGACTCTGGGATGTCATGAGCAGCCAGTGTGCTGTGACAATGGCAAGGAAGGAACTAATGCTTCACAATGATCCAGAGAGGTGCTCGAGAGAATTGGTAAGGGAAGCTCTCAAGCGCAACACATGCGATAATCTTACGGTTATCGTGGTTTGTTTCTCCCCAGAGCCTCCTCCTCGGATAGAAATGCCTCAGTCCCGAGTTCGTCGGAGTATTTCCGCAGAAGGCCTGAACTTCCTCAAAGGTGTACTGGATGGACAGTAA